One part of the Candidatus Diapherotrites archaeon genome encodes these proteins:
- a CDS encoding lmo0937 family membrane protein — protein sequence MNTLQTIAIVILVLWLLGFIGLPSIGGIIHVLLVIAILLIIVSLIQKV from the coding sequence ATGAACACACTTCAAACTATTGCCATCGTCATTTTGGTTCTCTGGCTCCTAGGATTCATCGGCCTGCCCAGTATTGGAGGAATAATCCACGTGCTGTTGGTCATCGCCATCCTATTGATTATCGTGAGCCTAATCCAGAAGGTCTAA
- a CDS encoding exosortase/archaeosortase family protein, giving the protein MMQAPSADTHRTKWRDALPFLGKMGLIAGGFWILLAPFEMYLQSLLANLARGGVESLGIITRATEDPIQFYSGNALIEISPLCSGLLEMILLGAAILATPTKPWGSRVRGLVVGIALLFILNLTRIILTIMQIQHTSLAFATFTHDVLFRIVLIMGFALIYAGWIHFPLIKKRVHAKGWV; this is encoded by the coding sequence ATGATGCAGGCCCCCTCCGCCGACACTCATCGAACTAAGTGGAGGGATGCCCTTCCATTCCTTGGAAAAATGGGACTTATCGCGGGAGGGTTTTGGATTCTCCTCGCGCCATTTGAAATGTATCTGCAATCCCTCCTCGCCAACCTGGCGCGGGGGGGAGTGGAATCATTAGGTATTATCACCCGGGCGACGGAGGATCCCATCCAATTCTATTCGGGAAATGCGCTCATTGAAATATCCCCCTTATGCTCAGGCTTGCTCGAAATGATATTGTTAGGGGCCGCCATTCTCGCGACGCCTACGAAACCATGGGGATCTCGTGTGAGGGGGTTGGTGGTTGGAATCGCTTTGCTGTTCATTCTCAATCTCACCCGCATTATCCTCACCATCATGCAGATCCAACACACCTCTTTGGCGTTTGCCACATTCACGCATGATGTGCTTTTCCGAATCGTATTAATCATGGGGTTCGCCCTCATCTATGCCGGATGGATCCATTTCCCCCTGATAAAAAAAAGGGTTCACGCCAAGGGATGGGTGTGA
- a CDS encoding type II/IV secretion system ATPase subunit codes for MKIGGFEVGPYAVKESGGKKHLIYACKDCVYGASLADDPHCRFHILTILQKVEADLIVLADVYERVYDEKQTVEWKEIADLIGYFRSAELWAYSHLGDADTESEAEFGARHDEVMQITYEVLSFDPIKAYLKLLAAVKRETMKSKQGSGSKVYLQTLQDIRQGFEKTALIRRTKEYLVKLESIPNSTELYRHFYEAEIKPSFIGSRLMFGQEIENFELIDEYAVAKSNVQIFNHPHKVAKLYFVNPPEYSLSPEKYFLLSKTKEVVSGYNPGRSGLSDAAATRTYFVRVYQATIRDLAKRNNIHLAPEEVEELAEIVSRYTVGYGILEVLLGDRKITDIFLDSPIGSKPVYIVHADYGHCLTNILYTENEAEAFVSKLRAMSGRPFDEAHPVLDFDLQGQETRVAVIGKPLAPDGTAFAFRLHKTTPWTLEQYIDNKFISPLAAGMLSFFIDNKATMLVTGSRGAGKTSLLGAMMLEILPNARIIVQEDTLELPVPYMKDIGFNVQRLKTRSPIGVSQSDSEVSPEEALRTALRLGDSALVLGEVRSEEARVLYEAMRVGAAGNTVLGTIHADSAYSVWDRVVNDLKVPTTSFKATDLVVVARPIRFSGSLKSHRRLTQITEVKKHWTKDPDQEGGLLDLMLYDARMDNLELLEDHLKESELFERVRRLSGLTLNQMWEDIRMNANAKLHMVELKNRHSIPELLEAEYTAPARSKLALMKDEQIQLQGKPDYPKLLNEWKEWVEKNTVTAVLRKRKQRQEEQEEE; via the coding sequence ATGAAGATTGGCGGTTTTGAAGTTGGCCCGTACGCGGTGAAGGAGTCCGGGGGAAAGAAGCACCTCATTTATGCGTGCAAGGATTGCGTGTATGGCGCGTCCCTCGCGGACGATCCGCATTGCCGATTCCACATCTTAACCATTCTTCAGAAAGTCGAAGCCGACCTCATCGTTCTCGCGGATGTGTATGAGCGGGTCTATGATGAGAAGCAAACAGTAGAGTGGAAAGAGATCGCCGACCTCATTGGGTATTTCCGTTCCGCGGAGCTGTGGGCCTACTCCCATTTAGGGGACGCGGACACGGAGAGCGAGGCAGAGTTCGGGGCGCGCCATGATGAAGTGATGCAGATCACGTATGAGGTGCTCTCCTTCGATCCCATCAAGGCCTATCTCAAACTCCTCGCCGCCGTCAAGCGGGAGACCATGAAAAGCAAGCAGGGGAGCGGTTCCAAGGTATACCTGCAGACCCTCCAGGATATCCGCCAAGGGTTCGAAAAAACAGCCCTCATCCGGCGCACGAAGGAATATTTAGTCAAACTTGAGAGCATCCCTAATTCCACGGAGTTGTACCGTCATTTCTATGAGGCGGAGATCAAACCCTCCTTCATTGGCTCGCGCCTCATGTTCGGTCAGGAGATTGAGAATTTCGAGCTGATCGATGAGTATGCGGTGGCCAAATCGAATGTCCAGATTTTCAACCACCCCCATAAAGTGGCTAAACTCTATTTCGTGAATCCCCCCGAGTATTCTTTATCCCCTGAAAAATATTTTCTTCTCTCCAAGACCAAAGAAGTGGTCTCCGGCTACAATCCAGGGCGAAGCGGCCTCTCGGACGCGGCGGCGACCCGCACTTATTTCGTACGGGTGTACCAGGCCACCATCCGAGATTTGGCCAAACGCAATAACATCCATCTCGCCCCCGAGGAAGTGGAGGAATTGGCGGAAATTGTTTCCAGGTACACCGTGGGGTATGGTATCCTGGAAGTACTATTGGGCGACCGGAAGATCACCGACATTTTCTTAGATTCCCCCATCGGGAGCAAACCCGTGTACATTGTGCACGCGGATTATGGGCATTGCTTGACCAATATTCTTTACACCGAAAACGAAGCGGAAGCCTTCGTCTCCAAGCTCCGTGCCATGTCTGGAAGGCCCTTCGATGAGGCCCACCCCGTGCTTGATTTCGATCTCCAGGGTCAGGAAACCCGTGTCGCGGTTATTGGAAAGCCTTTGGCCCCGGATGGCACGGCCTTCGCATTCCGTCTGCACAAAACAACCCCCTGGACACTGGAGCAATACATCGACAACAAATTCATCTCTCCCTTAGCCGCGGGCATGCTCTCATTCTTCATAGATAACAAAGCCACTATGCTCGTGACGGGCTCCCGGGGGGCGGGAAAAACCTCCCTTTTGGGGGCGATGATGCTTGAGATTTTACCCAATGCCCGCATCATCGTTCAGGAAGACACGCTCGAGCTCCCCGTGCCCTACATGAAGGACATCGGGTTCAATGTGCAACGGTTGAAAACGCGCTCCCCCATTGGGGTGAGCCAGAGCGACTCCGAGGTGTCCCCGGAGGAGGCCTTGCGCACCGCCTTACGTTTGGGTGATTCCGCCCTCGTTTTGGGGGAAGTGCGCTCGGAGGAAGCGCGTGTGCTGTATGAGGCCATGCGCGTGGGGGCCGCGGGCAATACCGTTTTGGGAACCATCCATGCTGATTCTGCATATTCAGTGTGGGATCGCGTGGTGAATGATCTCAAAGTTCCCACCACGAGCTTCAAGGCCACCGATTTAGTTGTTGTAGCCCGACCCATACGGTTTTCAGGATCATTGAAATCCCATCGCCGCTTGACTCAAATTACCGAGGTCAAGAAGCACTGGACCAAAGACCCGGATCAGGAAGGGGGGTTGCTGGACCTCATGCTCTATGATGCGCGCATGGATAACCTGGAACTCCTCGAGGATCATTTGAAGGAGAGCGAGCTCTTCGAGCGCGTGCGTCGCCTCTCAGGATTGACCCTCAACCAGATGTGGGAAGATATTCGCATGAATGCCAACGCCAAACTGCACATGGTGGAGCTCAAGAATAGACATTCCATTCCGGAGCTATTAGAGGCCGAATACACCGCGCCCGCCCGGAGCAAATTAGCTCTAATGAAAGACGAGCAGATTCAGCTCCAGGGGAAGCCGGATTATCCCAAACTATTAAATGAATGGAAGGAGTGGGTGGAGAAGAACACCGTTACTGCGGTGCTCCGCAAACGCAAGCAGCGCCAAGAGGAACAAGAGGAGGAATGA
- a CDS encoding DUF2391 family protein — MPKGKSISDNRMLALRQEISEIRKGQRSILRVLHEKVARKLPDRFVRDDLAQQIVGAMILSAPLVVSVEVWTLSQTLDLLQMLAIVAATMAFNILLLYFTKFQVVEHEMILGIIPTRIFSLILVSYIVTAIMLFILGVITTQTSSILGAAKLIVMVGLFANIGAATADMLK, encoded by the coding sequence ATGCCCAAAGGAAAATCTATTTCCGACAACCGAATGCTCGCGCTCCGGCAGGAAATATCCGAGATTCGAAAGGGACAGCGGAGCATCCTTCGCGTGCTTCATGAGAAGGTGGCCCGGAAGCTCCCCGACCGGTTTGTACGGGATGACCTCGCCCAGCAGATAGTGGGCGCCATGATCCTGAGCGCGCCTCTTGTGGTGTCGGTGGAGGTGTGGACGCTTTCCCAGACGCTTGATTTATTGCAGATGCTCGCCATCGTGGCCGCCACTATGGCATTCAACATCCTCCTCCTCTATTTCACCAAATTCCAGGTGGTGGAGCACGAAATGATTTTGGGAATTATTCCCACCCGCATATTCTCATTGATCCTTGTGTCTTACATCGTGACGGCCATCATGCTCTTCATCCTTGGGGTTATCACCACGCAAACCTCATCCATCCTGGGGGCAGCCAAGCTCATCGTCATGGTGGGATTGTTCGCCAATATCGGCGCGGCCACCGCGGACATGCTGAAATGA
- a CDS encoding SDR family NAD(P)-dependent oxidoreductase codes for MISLKGKVAIVTGGTKGIGKGIADSLSSYGTKVVVCATSKKRTKHHFIQADVCRPEDAERVVKETLKKFGRLDILVNNAGIYPFVPFPQMTFDQWQKVMDTNLNGVFHFTKAVLPHMMKKKYGKIINIASIAGVVVGFPALVHYSTTKAGLMGFTRAAALDLAPYKINVNAIAPGAIRTPGVKKGLDAKALEKLTHIIPEGKLGAAADIGETAAFLAADASQYITGQTIIVDGGFTDV; via the coding sequence ATGATTTCCTTGAAAGGCAAGGTGGCTATCGTCACGGGGGGCACCAAGGGCATTGGAAAAGGGATCGCTGATTCATTATCTTCCTATGGGACCAAAGTGGTCGTGTGCGCCACTTCCAAAAAGCGGACCAAGCACCATTTCATCCAGGCGGATGTGTGCCGTCCGGAGGATGCCGAGCGCGTGGTAAAAGAAACCCTGAAGAAATTCGGCCGCCTCGACATCCTTGTGAACAACGCGGGCATATACCCCTTCGTCCCCTTTCCCCAGATGACATTCGACCAATGGCAAAAGGTGATGGACACCAACCTCAATGGGGTATTCCATTTCACTAAAGCGGTATTACCGCACATGATGAAAAAGAAATATGGAAAAATAATCAACATCGCCTCCATCGCAGGGGTTGTTGTCGGTTTCCCGGCGCTCGTGCACTATTCCACGACCAAAGCGGGGTTGATGGGGTTCACCCGGGCGGCGGCTCTGGATCTGGCGCCCTACAAAATTAACGTAAACGCCATCGCACCTGGAGCTATTCGCACGCCCGGGGTGAAAAAGGGGTTGGACGCCAAAGCCTTGGAAAAATTGACCCACATCATCCCTGAGGGAAAACTGGGGGCCGCCGCCGATATCGGGGAAACCGCCGCTTTCCTTGCCGCGGACGCATCCCAATATATCACCGGGCAGACCATCATCGTGGATGGCGGATTCACGGATGTGTGA
- a CDS encoding ABC-F family ATP-binding cassette domain-containing protein has product MDIIIKHLSISIGKQDLFHDENVGIAPGAKVGIIGRNGVGKSTLLKAIVGKADYNGKIDYSGKVGYFPQHVELDPEATFLQELERGLPTSHHATRIQEIETLMGDPKVYTDMPRLTALTEEYTTLQTRVQKESRSRHDMDVQEVLSKLKIPESIFSLKTKELSTGQRAILALAKIFSADCDILLLDEPTNHLDFDRLAILEDYLRSFKGTVLVVTHDRFLLNRVADTILKIENGKILKFNGNYDTYLRARVDQFYAQQKVFANEQNYRRVQLEKINRIGTAPKNVRQSEYRRKMLDAREKVAAPDMDKSAFAVRFDSKPMKAPYVMETKDLDVGYEEPLIRRVTFAIGARQRFVIIGPNGCGKTTFLKTIARKIPPLEGKITFSSETIIGYADQDLQGLNETKTLYEEIYALLPDQALARANLSMIGFKSTEEVERPISSLSMGEKSRLNLLKILLHKPNFLLLDEPTNHLDIDAREIIENAFLHYNGTILAVSHDRYFIHKVANRVVKIENKRLIDVPKKLSLSSFT; this is encoded by the coding sequence ATGGATATCATCATCAAGCACCTCTCCATCAGTATCGGGAAACAGGACCTCTTCCACGACGAAAACGTGGGCATCGCTCCCGGGGCCAAAGTGGGCATCATTGGCCGAAATGGGGTGGGGAAGAGTACCCTCCTCAAAGCGATTGTGGGAAAAGCGGATTATAATGGAAAAATCGACTACTCGGGGAAGGTGGGGTACTTCCCCCAGCATGTCGAATTAGATCCGGAGGCCACCTTCCTCCAGGAATTGGAGCGCGGGCTCCCCACTTCCCACCATGCGACACGTATTCAGGAGATTGAAACCCTCATGGGGGATCCAAAGGTGTATACGGACATGCCCCGCCTCACCGCCCTCACCGAGGAATACACCACCCTCCAGACCCGCGTCCAGAAGGAATCCCGCTCCCGCCACGACATGGATGTGCAGGAAGTCTTGTCTAAATTGAAAATTCCCGAATCCATCTTTTCCCTCAAAACGAAAGAGTTAAGCACGGGCCAGCGTGCCATCCTCGCCCTTGCTAAGATATTCTCCGCGGACTGCGACATCCTCTTATTGGATGAACCCACGAACCACTTGGATTTTGACCGGTTGGCCATTTTGGAGGATTACCTGCGTTCCTTCAAAGGCACCGTGCTGGTCGTCACGCACGACCGTTTTCTCCTCAACCGGGTGGCGGACACCATCCTCAAGATAGAGAATGGGAAGATCCTCAAATTCAATGGAAACTACGACACCTACTTGCGAGCTCGAGTCGACCAATTTTATGCCCAGCAGAAGGTCTTCGCCAATGAACAGAATTATCGCCGCGTCCAGCTCGAAAAAATCAACCGCATTGGTACTGCGCCCAAGAACGTGCGTCAGAGCGAATACCGCCGGAAAATGTTGGACGCCCGGGAGAAAGTGGCGGCCCCCGACATGGACAAGAGTGCGTTTGCCGTGCGATTCGATTCCAAGCCCATGAAGGCCCCTTACGTGATGGAGACGAAGGATTTGGACGTGGGATACGAGGAACCCCTCATCCGGCGCGTCACGTTCGCTATCGGGGCGCGTCAACGATTCGTTATTATTGGCCCTAATGGGTGCGGGAAAACCACGTTCTTGAAAACCATCGCCCGAAAGATCCCCCCGCTCGAGGGAAAAATTACCTTTTCCAGCGAGACCATCATCGGGTACGCGGATCAGGATCTGCAAGGCTTGAACGAAACTAAAACCCTGTACGAAGAAATCTATGCCCTCCTCCCCGACCAGGCCCTCGCGCGGGCCAACCTATCCATGATTGGATTCAAGAGCACCGAAGAGGTGGAGCGCCCCATTTCCTCTCTTTCCATGGGAGAAAAATCCAGGCTCAATTTGCTGAAGATTCTCCTCCACAAGCCCAACTTCCTCCTATTGGACGAGCCCACCAACCATTTGGACATCGACGCCCGCGAGATCATCGAGAACGCCTTCCTCCATTACAATGGAACCATCCTCGCCGTCTCCCACGACCGCTACTTCATCCACAAAGTCGCCAACCGCGTCGTGAAAATAGAAAACAAGCGGTTGATTGATGTGCCCAAGAAATTATCGCTCTCTTCTTTTACCTGA
- a CDS encoding YdeI/OmpD-associated family protein — MPTPSNLFYAPDRDTWRKWLQKHHATAKEIYLVYYKKGSGKPRVSYKAAVEEALCFGWIDSTAKGIDDEQYAQRFSPRRKKSFWSEPNRERVRMLMKQKKMTPAGLAVFPHHEDTTSHAKKFKEKLVIPKDIEKALKKDPETWKHFQSFDKTYKRIRVGWIDAARKRPEIFAQRLNYFLKMTKKGKRYEMMEKK, encoded by the coding sequence ATGCCAACCCCTTCCAACTTGTTCTATGCCCCCGACCGGGATACTTGGAGGAAGTGGCTCCAAAAACACCATGCGACCGCGAAAGAAATCTACTTAGTGTACTACAAGAAGGGTTCCGGCAAGCCCCGCGTGTCCTATAAAGCGGCCGTGGAGGAGGCCCTCTGCTTCGGGTGGATTGATTCCACGGCAAAAGGTATTGACGATGAACAGTACGCGCAGCGCTTCTCCCCAAGAAGAAAAAAATCATTCTGGTCCGAACCCAATCGGGAGCGCGTGCGCATGCTCATGAAACAAAAAAAAATGACTCCCGCCGGGTTGGCCGTGTTTCCACATCATGAGGATACGACCTCCCACGCTAAGAAATTCAAAGAGAAGCTCGTGATTCCCAAGGATATTGAGAAGGCCCTCAAAAAGGACCCGGAGACCTGGAAGCACTTTCAATCTTTCGACAAGACCTACAAACGTATTCGTGTGGGTTGGATTGATGCGGCGCGGAAGCGGCCTGAGATTTTTGCACAGCGTTTGAACTATTTTTTGAAGATGACCAAAAAGGGAAAGCGTTATGAAATGATGGAAAAAAAATAA
- the bcp gene encoding thioredoxin-dependent thiol peroxidase, whose product MPKEGTKAPAFELKDADGKTVKLSDFKGKKVVLYFYPRDDTPGCTTEACEFRDALPKIKRKNTVVLGISKDDEASHQKFIQKYNLNFILLADPERNAIEAYGAWGEKSLYGKKFMGIIRSTFVLDEDGTILKVFPKVSPAGHAEDVLKVLDEA is encoded by the coding sequence ATGCCAAAAGAAGGAACCAAAGCCCCCGCCTTCGAATTGAAGGATGCCGACGGAAAAACCGTCAAACTTTCCGATTTCAAGGGAAAGAAAGTGGTGCTGTACTTTTACCCGCGCGACGACACGCCCGGGTGCACCACGGAAGCCTGTGAATTTCGAGATGCGCTCCCCAAAATCAAACGAAAAAACACGGTTGTATTAGGCATCTCCAAGGACGATGAAGCCTCGCACCAAAAATTTATACAAAAATACAATTTGAATTTTATCCTACTCGCAGATCCTGAAAGAAACGCTATTGAAGCCTATGGGGCTTGGGGAGAGAAAAGCCTATATGGGAAAAAATTCATGGGCATCATTCGGAGCACATTTGTCCTGGATGAAGATGGGACGATTCTCAAAGTCTTCCCCAAGGTATCCCCTGCCGGGCACGCAGAAGATGTGCTGAAAGTCTTGGATGAAGCCTGA
- a CDS encoding iron-sulfur cluster assembly accessory protein, with amino-acid sequence MMNDACTTTGGATVGANTLLKTQHIVELTPQAAEKLKAFMIRENKEGYGLRVQVLPGGCSGFTYSLTFENSPHESDIKLEFHGVPVYVDKMSEPMLKGSTIDYSESLQGAGFAVNNPNVHGSCGCGKSFS; translated from the coding sequence ATGATGAATGATGCCTGCACCACCACCGGCGGCGCCACGGTCGGCGCGAATACGTTACTGAAGACCCAACATATCGTAGAACTCACACCCCAAGCGGCGGAGAAGCTCAAGGCATTCATGATAAGGGAGAACAAGGAAGGGTATGGCTTACGCGTGCAGGTATTGCCTGGGGGATGCTCGGGATTCACCTATTCGCTCACGTTTGAAAATAGCCCGCACGAATCTGATATCAAACTGGAATTCCACGGGGTCCCGGTGTACGTGGACAAGATGTCCGAACCCATGCTGAAAGGGAGCACCATCGATTACTCCGAATCCCTGCAAGGAGCGGGATTCGCCGTGAACAACCCCAATGTGCACGGGAGCTGCGGGTGCGGGAAATCATTTTCATAA
- a CDS encoding 2'-5' RNA ligase family protein has protein sequence MPPLFFALKFPSGIRKDIEAAYATPFRDVMVRGGWKPVPRENYHLTLHYMGDVPRTRIPMIAKIFSRTIFPSTQPIWIGGKQLYYFGKNVCYVPARDENGFLESLRAVCAPILPYDDMKEFIPHVTLFRRKKANYPPPPIPIAHGVDIPFYPRFFSLLVSMEEKGKVSYPEIARSPLTE, from the coding sequence ATGCCCCCCCTTTTCTTTGCCCTGAAATTCCCTTCCGGAATACGGAAGGATATCGAGGCGGCGTATGCCACTCCCTTTAGGGATGTGATGGTACGTGGGGGGTGGAAGCCTGTTCCAAGAGAAAATTATCACCTCACACTCCATTACATGGGGGATGTTCCCCGCACGCGCATCCCCATGATTGCCAAGATATTTTCGCGCACGATATTTCCTTCCACCCAACCCATTTGGATTGGGGGGAAGCAATTGTATTATTTCGGAAAGAACGTATGCTATGTTCCTGCACGGGACGAAAATGGTTTCCTGGAATCATTGCGGGCGGTTTGCGCACCCATACTTCCTTATGACGATATGAAAGAATTCATTCCGCACGTCACGTTGTTCCGGAGGAAAAAAGCCAATTATCCCCCACCCCCCATTCCTATCGCGCATGGGGTTGACATCCCTTTTTACCCCCGATTTTTTTCTCTTCTGGTATCTATGGAGGAGAAAGGAAAAGTGTCCTACCCTGAAATCGCCCGTTCCCCCCTTACAGAATAA
- the gatD gene encoding Glu-tRNA(Gln) amidotransferase subunit GatD, translating into MIPPSPIVPSTVQPGNHIHVFWKGEWVQGIVLPSPEGETDFLHLKLTNGYNTGLAWKEITDMKILPTPAPVIKEKIPIPPVPIDKPILSLIAAGGTIGSKVDYKTQGVSALMTPEELVALIPEIGSFATFGTIISPFSKLSENINPSDWIKLAQMCHAELIKPEVRGVLVTHGTDTLHYTAAALSFMLRDLTKPVVLVGSQRSSDRGSSDAPSNLICASRVALGEAAEVGICMHATTSDDYCFFTRGTRVRKMHSSRRDAFRPINDVPLAKVFMDGKVEWIGNFQRRDNTKTPILDAVFDTNVVLIKFVPGISPDTMDYHLSRGVKGFLIEGTGLGHVSEEWIPAIQRATDAGVPVFVTTQTLYGRVNLNVYSNGRMMQKAGAVGLEDMLPEVAYVKLGWVLGHTHEMEKVREMMHTDYAGETSSFSRVDTFLL; encoded by the coding sequence ATGATTCCCCCCTCCCCAATCGTTCCATCCACCGTCCAGCCGGGGAACCATATTCACGTGTTTTGGAAAGGGGAATGGGTGCAGGGCATCGTGCTTCCCTCCCCGGAGGGGGAAACGGATTTTCTTCATCTCAAACTGACGAATGGGTATAACACCGGTCTCGCGTGGAAGGAAATAACGGATATGAAAATCCTCCCCACCCCCGCTCCAGTAATTAAAGAAAAGATTCCCATCCCCCCAGTACCCATTGACAAACCCATCCTTTCCCTCATCGCCGCGGGAGGCACGATTGGGAGCAAAGTGGATTACAAAACCCAGGGAGTGAGTGCGCTCATGACTCCGGAAGAATTAGTGGCGCTCATCCCTGAAATTGGGTCGTTCGCCACGTTCGGGACAATTATCTCCCCTTTTTCCAAATTGAGCGAGAACATCAATCCTTCGGATTGGATAAAACTGGCGCAGATGTGCCATGCTGAACTCATCAAGCCAGAGGTGAGGGGGGTGTTAGTTACGCATGGCACGGATACCCTGCATTACACGGCCGCGGCCCTCTCATTCATGCTGCGTGATTTAACCAAACCCGTTGTTCTGGTGGGGTCTCAAAGGTCTTCCGACCGTGGGAGCAGTGATGCCCCCTCCAATCTCATTTGCGCCTCACGCGTGGCCTTGGGGGAAGCGGCAGAGGTGGGAATCTGCATGCATGCCACGACCTCCGATGATTATTGTTTTTTCACCCGAGGGACGCGCGTAAGGAAAATGCACAGTTCCAGGCGCGATGCCTTCCGCCCAATCAATGATGTGCCCCTGGCCAAGGTTTTCATGGATGGAAAAGTTGAATGGATCGGGAATTTTCAACGAAGGGATAATACCAAGACCCCTATCCTGGATGCGGTGTTTGATACGAACGTGGTGCTCATCAAGTTCGTCCCGGGAATAAGTCCCGATACCATGGATTACCACCTCTCCCGAGGGGTTAAAGGGTTTCTCATCGAAGGCACGGGATTGGGACATGTTTCAGAAGAGTGGATTCCGGCCATCCAGCGGGCAACCGACGCCGGGGTACCTGTTTTCGTGACCACGCAAACATTGTATGGGCGCGTCAACCTCAACGTGTATTCGAATGGGCGTATGATGCAGAAGGCCGGCGCCGTGGGGTTGGAGGATATGCTCCCCGAGGTGGCCTATGTGAAGTTAGGATGGGTCCTCGGCCATACTCATGAAATGGAGAAGGTGCGCGAGATGATGCACACGGATTACGCGGGGGAAACCTCTTCCTTCAGCCGCGTGGATACCTTTCTCCTCTGA
- a CDS encoding redoxin domain-containing protein, producing the protein MIISIENPKTLALVLLLVGGVIAFILLSNPLNLPYSLPVSLDSPYPKAPELQGIAGTINAPDGFSLADVEGKVILVDFWTYSCINCIRTQPYLNAWHEKYADRGLAIVGVHTPEFAFEEKYANVLAAVEKAGIMYPVVLDNDYSTWRAYGNHYWPRKYLIDAQGFIRYDHIGEGGYAETEAMIQSLLAERDAQPFLEESLSSEIGVNNPDFARIRTPELYLGYAFARTPLGNPEGFSPEQIISYSFPDPLVFTPNIVYLEGEWKNELDHVTLVSSTGKIGLRFTAKHVNIVAGAGENESVLTVVLSAPPVQNGGDTSITERILVKEEKLYPLISLSDYGEQEVIIEVAGVGFQLYTFTFG; encoded by the coding sequence ATGATTATTTCCATTGAAAACCCGAAGACCCTGGCCCTCGTTCTCCTCCTGGTGGGGGGAGTCATTGCATTCATCCTCTTATCCAACCCCCTCAACCTGCCTTATTCCCTCCCGGTTTCATTGGATTCCCCCTACCCCAAAGCCCCTGAACTGCAGGGGATTGCGGGCACGATCAATGCTCCGGATGGATTTTCCCTGGCCGATGTGGAAGGGAAGGTTATTCTCGTTGATTTTTGGACCTACTCCTGCATCAATTGTATTCGCACGCAACCCTATCTGAATGCCTGGCATGAAAAATATGCCGATAGGGGGTTGGCCATCGTGGGAGTGCATACCCCCGAATTTGCATTCGAGGAAAAGTATGCCAATGTGCTGGCCGCGGTGGAGAAAGCCGGCATCATGTACCCGGTGGTGCTGGATAATGATTATTCTACGTGGCGCGCGTATGGCAATCACTATTGGCCCCGCAAGTATCTGATCGACGCTCAAGGATTCATCCGCTACGACCACATTGGAGAAGGGGGATATGCGGAGACGGAAGCCATGATCCAGAGTTTGTTGGCCGAACGCGATGCCCAGCCCTTTTTAGAGGAAAGCCTATCATCCGAAATAGGAGTCAATAATCCCGATTTCGCCCGCATCAGGACGCCCGAGCTCTACCTCGGGTATGCCTTCGCACGCACCCCTTTGGGGAATCCTGAAGGTTTTTCGCCCGAGCAGATTATTTCCTATTCCTTCCCTGATCCCTTGGTTTTCACTCCCAACATCGTGTATTTGGAAGGGGAATGGAAAAATGAATTGGATCATGTAACCCTTGTTTCTTCCACTGGAAAAATAGGCTTGCGGTTCACTGCCAAGCACGTGAACATCGTCGCGGGCGCAGGGGAGAATGAGAGTGTGCTCACGGTTGTTTTGTCGGCTCCCCCTGTCCAAAATGGTGGCGATACAAGTATTACGGAAAGGATACTCGTGAAAGAGGAGAAACTCTATCCCCTCATTTCCCTCTCGGATTATGGGGAGCAGGAAGTGATTATTGAAGTGGCGGGAGTTGGATTTCAACTCTACACCTTTACCTTTGGGTAA